A genomic window from Brachyspira sp. SAP_772 includes:
- the icd gene encoding NADP-dependent isocitrate dehydrogenase, with translation MSKIEMKNGKLIVPNKVTIPFIEGDGVGSEITPASQMVVNEAVKKAYNGDKSIEWLEVLAGDKAQKELGTPLPDETINIFKEYLIGIKGPLTTPVGEGMRSLNVALRQTLDLYVCLRPVRWFKGTSSPVKEPNKVNMVVFRENTEDIYAGIEWKTGTEEAKKFYNFLKNEMGVTKVRFPETSSFGVKPVSEEGSKRLIRSAIEYALLNKLPSVTLVHKGNIMKFTEGGFKKYGYELARKEFADKTFTMEEYAEIKKEFGEDKAKEKLKEAKEEGKLIVKDNICDAFLQNTLLKPEDYSVIATLNLNGDYVSDQLAAMVGGIGIAPGGNINYKTGHAIFEATHGTAPDIAGKNKANPCSLILSSVMVLEYLNMNEASKLIINALEKSFESGYATEDLASFMDNGTALGTKEFAEKIVSIM, from the coding sequence ATGAGTAAAATAGAAATGAAAAATGGTAAATTGATAGTACCAAATAAAGTTACAATTCCTTTTATAGAGGGTGACGGAGTAGGATCAGAAATTACGCCTGCTTCTCAAATGGTTGTAAATGAGGCTGTGAAAAAAGCCTACAACGGAGATAAATCTATTGAATGGCTTGAAGTACTTGCAGGAGATAAGGCTCAAAAAGAGTTAGGAACTCCTTTGCCTGATGAGACTATAAACATTTTTAAAGAATATCTTATAGGCATAAAAGGACCTTTAACTACACCTGTTGGTGAGGGTATGCGTTCTCTAAATGTGGCACTTCGTCAAACTTTGGATCTTTATGTTTGTTTAAGACCTGTAAGATGGTTTAAGGGTACTTCTTCACCTGTAAAAGAGCCTAATAAAGTTAATATGGTGGTTTTTAGAGAGAACACTGAAGATATATATGCGGGTATAGAATGGAAAACAGGCACAGAAGAAGCAAAAAAATTCTACAACTTTCTAAAAAATGAAATGGGGGTTACTAAAGTAAGATTCCCAGAAACATCATCTTTCGGAGTTAAGCCTGTATCAGAAGAAGGCTCTAAAAGACTCATACGCTCTGCAATAGAATATGCTTTATTAAATAAACTTCCTTCTGTTACTTTGGTTCATAAAGGAAATATAATGAAGTTCACTGAGGGTGGTTTTAAAAAATACGGATATGAGCTTGCTAGAAAAGAGTTTGCTGATAAAACTTTTACTATGGAAGAGTATGCAGAAATAAAAAAAGAGTTTGGTGAGGATAAAGCTAAAGAAAAATTAAAAGAAGCAAAAGAAGAAGGTAAACTTATAGTAAAAGATAATATTTGCGATGCCTTCTTACAAAACACATTATTAAAACCAGAAGATTATTCTGTAATAGCAACATTAAATTTAAACGGCGATTATGTATCAGATCAATTAGCCGCTATGGTTGGAGGAATAGGAATAGCACCGGGCGGAAACATTAATTATAAAACAGGTCATGCTATTTTTGAAGCTACCCACGGTACAGCACCAGATATAGCAGGAAAAAATAAAGCTAATCCTTGTTCATTAATACTTTCTTCTGTAATGGTATTAGAATATTTGAATATGAATGAGGCTTCAAAATTAATAATAAATGCATTGGAGAAATCTTTTGAAAGCGGATATGCTACAGAAGATTTGGCAAGCTTTATGGATAACGGCACTGCACTTGGCACAAAAGAGTTTGCAGAAAAAATAGTTTCTATAATGTAA
- a CDS encoding Spy/CpxP family protein refolding chaperone — translation MKAKLLLSTFILTLVSALAFAQPPAPRGGAVPPPAPGPRERALGGPRGDIYRMCRNAGIYLTDVQLEEMGQISYEYELKINDLEYQKRSIDYKFKLEREKIDLDLNLIKDLISQRKDLEKEIDYLRIEKDVAILDVLTDEQLSQLNSYRMRYYYYR, via the coding sequence ATGAAAGCAAAATTATTATTATCTACATTTATATTAACATTAGTATCAGCATTAGCATTTGCTCAGCCGCCTGCTCCAAGAGGTGGTGCAGTTCCGCCTCCAGCACCGGGTCCAAGAGAGAGGGCTTTAGGTGGTCCTAGAGGCGATATATACAGAATGTGCAGAAATGCTGGAATATATCTCACTGATGTACAGCTTGAAGAAATGGGACAAATCTCTTACGAATATGAATTAAAAATCAATGATTTAGAATATCAAAAAAGAAGCATTGATTATAAATTCAAACTTGAAAGAGAAAAAATTGATTTAGACTTAAACTTAATAAAAGATTTAATAAGTCAAAGAAAAGATTTAGAAAAAGAAATTGATTATCTTAGAATAGAAAAAGACGTTGCTATTTTAGATGTTCTCACAGACGAACAATTAAGTCAATTAAACTCATATAGAATGAGATATTATTACTATAGATAA
- a CDS encoding MATE family efflux transporter has product MTDKKIKQEEKYKYLTQSNIEPLIIKMAIPTIISMLTTSFYNMADTFFVSKINTQSTAAVGIVFSMMAIIQAIGFFFGHGSGNYISIKLGAKDTAEASKMAATGFVSAIIVGFIILIFGIIFINPLAHILGSTNTILPYSKIYMKYILIGAPYMTASIVLNNQLRLQGNALFAMIGLISGAIINIALDPLLIFYFNMGIKGAAVGTIISQFISFCVLLIGANVWGTLPIKLKDFSPSLEKYKAIIVGGLPSLCRQSISSFSTALLNTSASFFGDAAIAAMSIVNRVSMFSNSAIIGFGQGFQPVCGFNYGAKKYERVIHAFYFCVKISTIVLLIFAFIIFINSNAIVNLFNKEDEALFDVANNALRYQALTLPLWGLITLSSMILQTTRKTIRASILALAKQGIFFIPIVYILPKFLGLFGIEIAQPLADLFTFIMSIPLGYSIIREMKIELKNNIKVT; this is encoded by the coding sequence ATGACAGATAAAAAAATTAAGCAAGAAGAAAAATATAAATATTTAACTCAATCTAATATAGAACCATTAATTATAAAAATGGCTATTCCTACAATTATTAGTATGCTTACAACATCATTTTATAATATGGCAGACACTTTTTTTGTAAGTAAAATTAATACTCAATCTACTGCTGCTGTTGGAATAGTATTTTCTATGATGGCTATAATACAGGCTATTGGTTTTTTCTTTGGGCATGGTTCTGGTAATTATATTTCTATTAAATTAGGAGCTAAAGATACTGCTGAGGCTTCTAAAATGGCTGCTACTGGTTTTGTGTCTGCTATTATAGTTGGGTTTATTATACTAATATTTGGAATTATTTTTATAAATCCTTTAGCACATATATTAGGCTCTACAAATACAATACTCCCTTATTCCAAAATTTATATGAAATATATTTTAATAGGTGCACCATATATGACAGCTTCCATTGTGCTTAATAATCAATTAAGGCTTCAGGGTAATGCCTTGTTTGCAATGATAGGTTTAATAAGCGGTGCTATAATCAATATAGCATTAGACCCTCTTTTGATTTTTTATTTTAATATGGGAATAAAAGGGGCTGCTGTAGGAACTATAATAAGTCAATTTATAAGTTTTTGTGTATTATTGATTGGGGCAAATGTATGGGGTACGCTTCCTATCAAGTTAAAAGATTTTTCACCTAGTTTGGAAAAATACAAAGCCATAATTGTTGGAGGGCTTCCCAGTCTTTGCAGGCAGAGTATATCAAGCTTTTCTACTGCTTTGTTAAATACTTCAGCTTCCTTTTTTGGAGATGCTGCAATAGCTGCTATGTCTATAGTAAATAGGGTATCTATGTTTTCTAATTCTGCAATTATAGGTTTTGGTCAAGGATTTCAGCCTGTATGCGGTTTTAATTATGGAGCAAAAAAATATGAGAGGGTGATACATGCTTTTTATTTTTGTGTAAAAATTTCTACTATTGTGCTGCTAATATTTGCTTTCATAATTTTTATTAATTCTAATGCAATAGTTAATCTTTTTAATAAAGAAGATGAAGCATTGTTTGATGTTGCCAATAATGCTTTACGCTATCAAGCATTAACTCTTCCTCTATGGGGACTTATCACTTTATCTAGTATGATTCTTCAAACTACTAGAAAAACAATAAGAGCTTCAATATTAGCATTAGCAAAACAGGGAATATTTTTTATACCTATAGTTTATATATTGCCAAAGTTTTTAGGATTGTTTGGTATAGAAATAGCTCAGCCTTTGGCAGATTTATTTACTTTTATTATGTCAATACCTTTAGGTTATAGCATAATAAGAGAAATGAAAATAGAATTAAAAAATAACATAAAAGTAACTTAA
- the ulaG gene encoding L-ascorbate 6-phosphate lactonase has protein sequence MSKLDEISREKWILDSFPEWGTWLNEEIEEEVVEPNTFAMWWLGCVGIWVKTPGDANICIDLWAGNGKRTKKTKNMVAGHQMANMAGVRKLQPNLRASPFVIDPFAIKKVDAILSTHYHNDHIDINVAAAVMKNIKEPIPFIGPKYSVEKWIEWGVPADRCIVVKPGDSIKIKDVEIIATDSFDRTCLVTTPPDDLRNTVPEMDTKAVNYVIKTPGGNIYHSGDSHYSIYFAKHGKDFDIDVALGSYGENPVGIADKMTSIDILRMAEALRCKVVIPIHYDVWTNFMADTREIEVLYKMKKDRLQYQFKPFIWEVGGKYVYPRDKDLVQYHHPRGFEDCFEHEQNIPFRSML, from the coding sequence ATGTCTAAATTAGATGAAATATCAAGAGAAAAGTGGATATTAGATAGTTTTCCAGAATGGGGAACTTGGCTTAACGAAGAGATAGAAGAAGAAGTTGTAGAGCCTAATACATTTGCTATGTGGTGGCTTGGATGTGTTGGTATTTGGGTAAAAACTCCGGGCGATGCAAATATATGTATAGACTTATGGGCTGGAAACGGAAAAAGAACAAAGAAAACTAAAAATATGGTTGCAGGACACCAAATGGCTAATATGGCAGGTGTAAGGAAACTTCAGCCTAATCTTAGAGCTTCCCCTTTCGTAATTGATCCATTTGCAATCAAAAAAGTAGATGCTATATTATCAACTCACTATCATAATGACCATATAGATATTAACGTAGCTGCTGCAGTAATGAAAAACATTAAAGAACCTATACCTTTTATAGGTCCTAAATATTCTGTAGAAAAATGGATTGAATGGGGTGTTCCTGCTGATAGATGTATAGTAGTAAAACCCGGCGATTCTATAAAAATTAAAGATGTAGAAATAATAGCTACAGATTCTTTTGATAGAACTTGTTTGGTAACTACTCCTCCAGATGATTTAAGAAATACTGTTCCAGAAATGGATACAAAAGCTGTTAACTATGTTATAAAAACACCTGGCGGAAATATATATCATAGCGGCGATTCTCATTATTCTATTTATTTCGCTAAACATGGTAAAGATTTTGATATTGATGTTGCTTTAGGTTCTTATGGAGAAAATCCTGTAGGTATAGCAGATAAAATGACTTCTATTGATATATTAAGAATGGCAGAAGCTTTAAGATGTAAAGTTGTAATACCTATACACTATGATGTATGGACTAACTTTATGGCAGATACTAGAGAAATAGAAGTATTATATAAAATGAAAAAAGACAGACTTCAATATCAATTTAAACCATTTATATGGGAAGTTGGCGGAAAATATGTTTATCCTAGAGATAAAGATTTAGTTCAATATCATCATCCTAGAGGTTTTGAAGATTGTTTTGAGCATGAGCAAAATATTCCATTCCGTTCTATGCTATAA
- a CDS encoding aconitate hydratase, giving the protein MPIYDVEMIRKFYLNYSNKVNDVKQKLNRALTLSEKILYAHLYDEKSIKDFKRAEDYADFRPDRVAMQDATAQMALLQFMNAGKTSSAVPATIHCDHLIEACKGAEEDLKNALNVNKEVYNFLESVAKKYELGFWEAGSGIIHQIVLENYAFPGGMMVGTDSHTPNAGGLGMIAIGVGGADAVDVMTGMEWELKIPNIIGVKLTGSLNGWASAKDVILKLAGILTVKGGTNSIIEYFGEGANSLSAAGKASICNMGAEVGATTSIFPYDNNIKEYLIATGREEIAKLADENINNLKADEEVYNNSEKYYNKIIEINLSELEPYLNGPFTPDAACTISEFAKKVEENKYPTAMEVGLIGSCTNSSYHDLSKAASIARQVIDKKLKVKSKIIINPGSEASYNAALRDGIIDDFKKIGAVIMTNACGPCIGQWNREEKDNTRANSIVTSFNRNFAKRADGNPNTHAFVASPETVMALSIAGDLRFNPLKDSLINEEGKEVKLDEPVGIALPKNGLSTENKNRQNAPDNSVEIVIDKDSKRLQLLKPFDKFNIKDFENMPLLIKVKGKCTTDHISMAGPWLKFRGHLENISDNMLMGAVNFFNDKTNSVFNQLSNSYEEVSKTAKEYKQKNISSIVVAEENYGEGSSREHAAMEPRFLNVKVVLSKSFARIHETNLKKQGMLAITFKDKDDYNKIEEKDKISILGIDDFRPKQNLTVKVIHQNGSEEVFEAVHTYNEAQIEWFKNGGALNSLMKN; this is encoded by the coding sequence ATGCCAATATATGATGTAGAAATGATAAGAAAGTTTTATTTAAACTATTCTAATAAAGTTAATGATGTAAAGCAAAAATTAAATAGAGCATTAACTTTATCAGAAAAAATATTATACGCCCATTTGTATGATGAAAAGAGTATAAAAGATTTTAAGAGGGCAGAAGATTATGCAGATTTTCGTCCTGATAGGGTAGCTATGCAAGATGCTACAGCACAAATGGCATTACTTCAATTTATGAATGCTGGAAAAACTTCTTCTGCAGTACCTGCAACAATACATTGCGACCATTTAATAGAGGCTTGTAAGGGTGCTGAGGAGGATTTAAAAAATGCACTTAATGTTAATAAAGAAGTTTATAATTTTTTGGAAAGTGTTGCTAAAAAATATGAGCTTGGTTTTTGGGAGGCAGGTTCTGGGATTATTCACCAAATAGTTTTAGAAAATTATGCTTTTCCGGGCGGCATGATGGTAGGAACAGATTCACACACACCTAATGCTGGAGGGCTTGGAATGATTGCTATAGGTGTGGGCGGAGCTGATGCTGTGGACGTTATGACTGGAATGGAATGGGAATTAAAAATACCTAATATAATAGGGGTGAAATTAACAGGTTCTCTAAATGGTTGGGCTAGTGCAAAAGATGTGATATTAAAATTAGCAGGAATATTGACAGTTAAAGGAGGTACTAATTCTATTATAGAATATTTTGGAGAGGGGGCTAATAGTTTATCTGCTGCTGGTAAGGCTTCTATTTGTAATATGGGGGCGGAAGTTGGTGCTACTACTTCAATATTTCCTTATGACAATAATATAAAAGAATATTTAATTGCTACAGGACGCGAAGAGATAGCTAAGCTTGCTGATGAAAACATAAATAATCTAAAAGCAGATGAGGAAGTATATAATAACTCAGAAAAATATTATAATAAAATAATAGAGATTAATTTGTCTGAACTTGAACCGTACTTAAACGGACCATTTACACCAGATGCAGCTTGCACTATAAGTGAGTTTGCTAAAAAGGTTGAAGAAAATAAATATCCTACAGCTATGGAAGTTGGATTAATAGGCTCTTGTACTAATTCTTCTTATCATGATTTAAGTAAGGCAGCTTCAATTGCCCGTCAGGTAATAGATAAGAAATTGAAAGTAAAATCAAAAATAATAATTAACCCCGGCTCTGAGGCTTCATATAATGCAGCTTTGAGAGACGGTATAATTGATGATTTTAAAAAGATTGGTGCTGTTATAATGACTAATGCATGCGGACCTTGTATCGGTCAATGGAACAGAGAAGAGAAAGACAATACAAGAGCTAATTCAATAGTAACATCTTTTAATAGAAACTTTGCAAAACGTGCTGACGGCAATCCTAATACTCATGCATTCGTTGCCTCTCCTGAAACTGTAATGGCTTTAAGCATAGCGGGAGATTTGAGATTTAATCCTTTAAAAGATAGTTTAATTAATGAAGAAGGAAAAGAAGTTAAACTCGACGAGCCAGTTGGAATAGCTTTGCCAAAAAACGGACTTAGCACAGAAAACAAAAATAGACAAAATGCACCAGACAATAGCGTAGAAATTGTAATAGATAAAGATTCAAAACGTTTACAATTATTAAAACCTTTTGATAAGTTTAATATAAAAGATTTTGAGAATATGCCTTTGCTTATAAAAGTTAAAGGTAAATGTACAACTGACCACATATCAATGGCAGGACCTTGGTTAAAGTTTAGAGGGCATTTAGAAAATATTTCAGACAATATGTTAATGGGTGCTGTTAATTTCTTTAATGACAAAACAAACTCTGTATTTAATCAATTAAGCAACAGTTATGAAGAGGTTTCAAAAACAGCAAAAGAGTATAAGCAAAAAAATATTTCTTCTATAGTTGTGGCAGAAGAAAATTATGGAGAAGGCTCAAGCAGAGAACATGCAGCAATGGAGCCAAGATTTTTGAATGTTAAAGTAGTGCTTTCTAAAAGTTTTGCTAGGATACATGAAACTAATCTTAAAAAACAAGGAATGCTTGCTATAACATTTAAAGATAAAGATGATTATAACAAGATAGAAGAAAAAGATAAAATAAGCATATTGGGTATTGATGATTTTAGGCCTAAACAAAACTTAACTGTAAAAGTAATTCATCAAAATGGAAGTGAAGAGGTTTTTGAAGCGGTTCACACCTATAATGAAGCACAGATTGAATGGTTTAAAAACGGAGGAGCATTGAATAGTTTAATGAAAAATTAA
- a CDS encoding PTS sugar transporter subunit IIA, translating to MLKEFLQNNIKIIDSVENWEEALRIGAESLVNNNNIEPRYVQAIIDNVHKYGPYIVLTDGVAMPHSRPEEGVLKKGMSFLKVRNGIDFPQTESKVYLFFTLAAENADGHQDAIAELAEFLGDDEKVEKIIKEDLTESEILALL from the coding sequence ATGCTTAAAGAATTTTTACAAAACAACATCAAAATAATTGATAGCGTAGAAAATTGGGAAGAGGCTCTAAGAATAGGTGCTGAATCATTAGTTAATAACAATAATATAGAGCCTAGATATGTACAGGCTATTATAGATAATGTACATAAATATGGTCCTTATATTGTTCTTACAGATGGTGTAGCTATGCCTCACTCTAGACCAGAAGAGGGCGTATTAAAAAAAGGTATGAGCTTTCTTAAGGTAAGAAACGGCATAGATTTTCCTCAAACAGAATCTAAAGTATACTTATTTTTCACATTAGCAGCAGAAAATGCTGATGGTCACCAAGATGCTATAGCTGAATTAGCAGAATTTTTAGGGGATGATGAAAAAGTAGAAAAAATCATCAAAGAAGATCTAACCGAATCAGAAATATTAGCTTTATTATAA
- a CDS encoding citrate/2-methylcitrate synthase translates to MKKEYLLYKLYDHSSKRIKIDSELFQKYNVKKGLRNEDGTGVLVGLTNVGDVVGYEKDENGNVYPIDGKLYYRGYSINDIAEDILKNKRFGYEEVCYLLLSGKLPDEERLQSFRELIAENMYLDKKTIMNIIDLEGQNIMNILSRSVLEMYIHDPNPEDLSLDNLMLQSIQLIARFPAVIAYAYNMYKYSVDQKYLNITLPKPKYSIAENFLYMLKQEFTPLEARMLDLLLILHADHGGGNNSTFTVRVTSSSRTDTYSSISAGIGSLKGDLHGGANAKVMDMFIHLKEAIDNWEDKNEIDDYLIKMLNKEAYDNSGLIYGMGHAVYTLSDPRAVILKDLARQLAKEKKKECELQFLELIEERAVECFIKVKGDKKRVCANVDLYSGFIYDMLGIPKEIYTPLFAMSRIVGWCAHRIEELNFDDRRIIRPAYKNVIEPQEFITMDKR, encoded by the coding sequence ATGAAAAAAGAATATTTATTATACAAACTTTATGATCATTCAAGTAAAAGAATAAAAATAGATAGTGAGCTTTTTCAAAAATATAATGTAAAAAAGGGCTTAAGAAATGAAGATGGAACAGGGGTGCTTGTTGGGCTTACTAATGTAGGTGATGTTGTAGGTTATGAAAAAGATGAAAATGGAAATGTATATCCTATAGATGGTAAATTATACTACAGAGGATACAGCATTAATGATATAGCCGAAGATATATTAAAAAATAAACGTTTTGGATATGAAGAAGTTTGTTATTTGCTTCTTTCTGGCAAACTTCCTGATGAAGAGAGACTTCAATCCTTTAGAGAGCTTATAGCCGAAAATATGTACTTAGATAAAAAAACAATTATGAATATAATTGATTTGGAAGGGCAAAATATCATGAATATTCTTTCAAGAAGCGTACTTGAAATGTATATTCATGATCCTAATCCTGAAGACTTATCATTAGATAATTTAATGCTTCAATCTATACAATTAATAGCAAGATTTCCTGCCGTTATTGCTTATGCATATAATATGTATAAATATAGCGTTGACCAAAAATATTTAAATATAACATTACCAAAACCAAAATATTCAATAGCAGAAAATTTCTTGTATATGCTTAAACAGGAATTTACTCCTTTAGAAGCTAGAATGCTTGATTTACTTTTAATACTTCATGCTGATCACGGCGGCGGTAATAACTCAACATTTACAGTACGTGTTACAAGCTCATCAAGAACAGATACATATTCAAGTATTTCCGCTGGTATTGGTTCTTTAAAAGGTGATTTACATGGAGGAGCTAATGCAAAAGTTATGGATATGTTTATTCATTTAAAAGAGGCAATAGATAATTGGGAAGACAAAAACGAAATAGATGATTATCTTATAAAAATGCTTAATAAAGAGGCTTATGATAATAGCGGTTTAATTTATGGTATGGGGCATGCTGTTTATACTTTGTCTGACCCTCGTGCTGTTATATTAAAAGACTTAGCTCGTCAGCTTGCTAAAGAAAAGAAAAAAGAATGCGAACTTCAATTCTTAGAATTAATAGAAGAGAGAGCGGTAGAATGTTTTATAAAAGTAAAAGGAGATAAAAAAAGAGTTTGTGCTAATGTAGACCTTTATTCTGGTTTCATATATGATATGCTTGGAATACCTAAAGAAATTTATACTCCTTTATTTGCTATGTCAAGAATAGTAGGTTGGTGTGCTCATAGAATAGAGGAGCTTAATTTTGATGATAGAAGAATAATAAGACCCGCTTATAAAAATGTTATAGAGCCTCAAGAGTTTATTACTATGGATAAAAGATAA
- a CDS encoding HdeD family acid-resistance protein has product MGKLGRVLWLVFGILLIISGVATIFNPLETVLLLAYIIGFLTIFSGISTIFYFFSLRHLSSSLLILADGIISTICGIIIISNLTISGAFIPYMVSFFVIVRGVIAISSSIELKKEGYSKWGLSLFSGILTLLAGVVLAFNPIIGAVYVSVIIGLGLILYGIVTLQLWFAYGSFFRD; this is encoded by the coding sequence ATGGGAAAATTAGGAAGAGTTTTATGGTTAGTATTTGGAATATTGCTTATTATATCAGGTGTAGCTACTATATTTAATCCATTAGAGACAGTACTTTTGCTAGCATATATAATAGGCTTTTTAACAATATTCTCTGGTATAAGCACTATATTTTATTTTTTCAGTTTAAGGCATTTGTCAAGTTCTCTTTTAATTTTAGCAGATGGTATAATATCAACTATATGTGGTATTATAATTATATCTAACCTCACAATAAGCGGTGCATTTATACCATATATGGTTTCATTTTTTGTAATAGTGAGGGGTGTTATTGCTATATCTTCTTCAATAGAATTAAAAAAAGAAGGTTACAGTAAATGGGGCTTATCATTATTTAGCGGAATATTAACATTATTAGCTGGAGTTGTGTTGGCATTTAATCCTATAATTGGTGCTGTTTATGTGAGTGTGATTATTGGACTTGGTTTAATACTTTATGGTATTGTTACTTTGCAGCTTTGGTTTGCTTATGGCAGTTTTTTTAGAGATTAA
- a CDS encoding AAA family ATPase: MARIISFSSGKGGAGKTLCSVNFASELVSKGYKVLVFDIDINCSNVFILLQVKPQSKLQQYFEGSITLKDCILNSPFDIDVISAGVNVQKLLQFESDFYLSKLANDLKALSEEYDYVIIDYAAGITQSMLKFYEISDDIILVANPEITSLTDLYRLIKIICSNKITEKLYLVVNKVKNIDWAVNLYKEIKKVVDKFELNIELNLLGPILFDEEKVMMSIQKRTPLIILYPRTPIKGGFSLAVTRYLYYIGEMKNDNNIKDKAFVDFF, encoded by the coding sequence ATGGCGAGAATAATATCTTTTTCTAGTGGAAAGGGTGGAGCTGGAAAAACTTTATGTTCCGTCAATTTTGCTAGTGAATTAGTTTCCAAAGGTTATAAGGTATTAGTTTTTGATATAGATATTAACTGTTCTAATGTTTTTATATTATTACAAGTAAAGCCTCAATCTAAATTACAGCAATATTTTGAAGGCAGTATTACTTTAAAAGATTGTATATTGAATAGTCCTTTTGATATAGATGTTATTAGTGCGGGAGTTAATGTACAAAAACTTCTTCAGTTTGAGAGTGATTTTTATTTATCAAAGCTTGCTAATGATTTGAAGGCTTTATCTGAGGAATATGATTATGTTATTATAGATTATGCTGCTGGTATAACACAATCTATGTTAAAGTTTTATGAGATTTCTGATGATATTATATTGGTTGCTAATCCTGAAATAACTTCTCTTACAGATTTGTACAGACTTATAAAAATTATATGTTCTAATAAAATTACAGAAAAGCTTTATTTAGTTGTAAACAAAGTAAAAAATATAGATTGGGCTGTTAATTTATATAAAGAGATAAAAAAGGTTGTTGATAAATTTGAACTTAATATAGAGCTTAATTTACTTGGACCAATATTGTTTGATGAAGAAAAAGTAATGATGTCTATTCAAAAAAGAACACCATTAATAATTCTTTATCCTAGAACTCCTATAAAAGGTGGATTTTCTTTAGCTGTTACTAGGTATTTATATTATATAGGCGAAATGAAAAACGATAATAATATTAAAGATAAAGCTTTTGTAGATTTCTTTTAA